One part of the Rutidosis leptorrhynchoides isolate AG116_Rl617_1_P2 chromosome 1, CSIRO_AGI_Rlap_v1, whole genome shotgun sequence genome encodes these proteins:
- the LOC139874322 gene encoding zinc finger protein CONSTANS-LIKE 16-like — protein sequence MLTTKKTANAVGGKTARACDSCVRKRARWYCAADDAFLCQSCDGSVHSANQLASRHERVLLESAPSKLFGSGVNSLEPTWHQGLTRRARTPRLRSKSHSFKLQGKKDVVNSSAPLVPELGALEASLFDDEEEEEQLLYRVPIFDPFETEICNVENEISTNLSFIVENKLEETSNLDGLHGFDLPTDDIELLEFAADVENLLGTGFDDSSCRIDDLGLTSHYKEDDHTNNIGFCFNENRVKVEEAILGFDMDETRETLDWDFGYDSEMAIKEEDKKAILVEEEHTMMATNDEFNEKVEKLSINLRLNYDDVITSWADQGSPWTSGSRPQLNSDSCWPDFMGLHWTGNNNSSYGGIGGSDGGREARVSRYREKRRTRLFSKKIRYEVRKLNAEKRPRMKGRFVKREAFGETSSSPSLPTYLRKN from the exons atgttaACCACCAAGAAAACAGCTAATGCTGTTGGTGGTAAGACTGCTAGGGCTTGTGATAGTTGTGTACGAAAGCGGGCTCGATGGTATTGTGCTGCTGATGACGCTTTTCTTTGTCAAAGTTGTGATGGCTCGGTTCATTCGGCTAACCAGTTGGCTAGTCGACATGAGAGGGTGCTTCTCGAGAGCGCACCCTCTAAGCTCTTTGGTTCAGGCGTCAATTCGCTTGAACCAACGTGGCACCAGGGGCTCACGCGTCGAGCGCGTACTCCACGTCTACGGTCTAAATCACATTCTTTCAAGTTACAAGGAAAGAAAGATGTGGTAAACTCCTCCGCTCCTTTAGTTCCCGAATTGGGAGCTTTAGAAGCATCGTTGTTTGATGACGAGGAAGAAGAGGAACAACTTTTATATCGTGTTCCGATATTTGATCCTTTTGAAActgaaatttgtaatgttgagaaCGAAATAAGCACAAACTTAAGTTTTATAGTGGAAAACAAGCTAGAAGAAACAAGTAATTTGGATGGTCTTCACGGTTTTGATCTCCCAACTGATGATATCGAACTTTTGGAGTTTGCAGCCGATGTTGAGAACTTATTAGGGACAGGTTTTGATGATAGTTCATGTAGGATTGACGATCTGGGGTTAACTAGTCATTATAAAGAAGATGATCACACTAACAATATAGGATTTTGCTTTAATGAAAATAGGGTGAAAGTTGAAGAAGCAATTTTAGGGTTTGATATGGATGAAACTAGGGAAACACTAGATTGGGACTTCGGTTATGATTCCGAGATGGCGATTAAAGAGGAGGATAAGAAAGCGATACTTGTAGAAGAAGAGCATACAATGATGGCTACAAATGATGAATTTAACGAGAAGGTCGAAAAATTAAGCATAAACTTAAGACTTAATTATGACGATGTGATCACTTCTTGGGCTGATCAGGGTTCTCCATGGACTAGCGGATCCCGACCACAACTTAATTCTGATAGTTGCTGGCCCGATTTCATG GGTTTGCATTGGACCGGGAATAACAATTCTTCATATGGAGGCATAGGAGGAAGTGATGGAGGAAGAGAAGCGAGAGTGTCGAGGTATAGAGAGAAGCGAAGAACTCGATTGTTTTCGAAGAAGATAAGGTATGAAGTAAGGAAACTAAATGCAGAGAAAAGGCCAAGAATGAAAGGGAG